A part of Rhodamnia argentea isolate NSW1041297 chromosome 8, ASM2092103v1, whole genome shotgun sequence genomic DNA contains:
- the LOC115744723 gene encoding uncharacterized protein LOC115744723, translating to MPPSSSTIAFSLILQNARELWKEWELRLLVLLSLFLQLTLATLGFRRKSIYKYWIQVVVWTTYLSADSIATITLGVLSNRLANLKEAMGSIDPKSQITAFWAPFLLVHLGGPDAITAYALEDNELWLRQLARLCVQVGLACYIYFMALSGSTLSILAASMTLVGFIKYAERTLCLCLASENRLRDSMLSLPDFGPIYPRIMEQYTLKKEEGYRVGIDEVTEVPAPEDLSVNSGQANNGGKATTLVKAYELFKIFKLLFAGLILNSGDLEGSKRMFMNPGMNSETAFEIVEIELGFMYDLLYTKAMLLSRAWGIIRCIINLSAPCAVLVFFSLQDRKDYPKADVWITFLLISAAILLEIYSVLLAISSDWVQHWRLQRPRASAISSVVAFFRVFQHRRWSNSVAQFSLLGLSIRPRSGIFSKYPTLAKLDEKLQKNFYVSYKEFKSNVKEWIFGHVKKTVKDLGPSNGGKSWLMSLKLETSGRLTWMNLDELNWSVKDMEFDQSILVWHIATELCHYKDHGKREGKKPEDVTNFKMSRLVSQYMIYLLVLHPSTLPTGIGMLRYEDTSVDAQKFFEDKRAVLSRKETSLISLDVRKWARKLLKKGEPSHTSESCNKKHKSAATHDLCEACHLLLQVGTQLPAWKIRGGKSRSVLFDACSLASQLNRNELNDFGSKWELIGKVWANFLMYAACQSTGFEHSESLSRGGELLSHVWLLMAHLSITDPAQTSEAQCITKLTVK from the coding sequence ATGCCGCCGTCGAGTTCAACCATTGCATTTTCGTTAATCCTCCAAAACGCTCGAGAGCTGTGGAAGGAGTGGGAGCTGCGGCTGCTCGTCCTCCTCAGCTTGTTCCTCCAATTGACCCTTGCGACTCTCGGCTTCCGAAGGAAATCCATCTACAAGTACTGGATCCAAGTCGTGGTCTGGACGACGTACCTGTCGGCCGACTCCATCGCAACCATCACGCTCGGTGTCCTCTCGAACCGCCTGGCCAACCTCAAGGAAGCGATGGGGTCGATCGATCCGAAGAGCCAGATCACTGCTTTCTGGGCCCCGTTCCTTCTCGTCCACTTGGGCGGGCCCGACGCAATCACCGCGTACGCCTTGGAGGACAATGAGCTATGGTTAAGGCAGTTGGCGCGGCTTTGCGTCCAGGTAGGACTCGCTTGTTACATCTACTTCATGGCCTTGTCGGGGTCTACGCTGTCGATATTAGCGGCCAGCATGACCCTGGTGGGGTTCATCAAATATGCAGAGAGGACATTGTGTTTGTGCTTGGCAAGTGAAAATCGACTTCGAGATTCGATGCTTTCGCTTCCCGATTTTGGTCCCATATACCCCAGGATAATGGAGCAGTACACTCTGAAGAAAGAGGAGGGTTACCGAGTCGGCATCGACGAGGTCACGGAGGTTCCGGCTCCGGAGGATCTCTCAGTGAACAGCGGTCAGGCCAACAATGGAGGGAAAGCCACGACTCTGGTCAAAGCCTACGAGTTGTTCAAGATCTTCAAACTTCTCTTCGCGGGCCTCATCCTCAACTCTGGCGACCTGGAGGGCAGCAAGCGCATGTTCATGAACCCTGGGATGAACTCAGAGACGGCTTTCGAGATCGTGGAGATCGAGCTCGGGTTCATGTACGATCTGCTCTACACCAAGGCAATGTTGCTGAGCCGTGCTTGGGGCATCATTCGTTGCATCATCAATCTCTCGGCGCCGTGTGCCGTGCTGGTGTTTTTCTCCTTACAGGATAGGAAGGATTACCCCAAAGCTGACGTCTGGATCACCTTCTTGCTGATAAGCGCCGCCATTCTTTTAGAGATTTACTCAGTTCTTCTCGCAATTTCGTCCGACTGGGTCCAACACTGGCGGCTTCAGAGACCCAGGGCATCCGCAATTTCGTCCGTGGTGGCTTTTTTCCGGGTCTTCCAGCACCGAAGATGGTCTAATTCCGTGGCCCAGTTTAGCCTCTTGGGACTATCTATCAGGCCAAGAAGCGGGATCTTCAGCAAGTATCCGACTCTTGCCAAGTTAGACGAGAAGCTGCAGAAGAACTTCTACGTCAGTTACAAAGAGTTCAAGAGCAACGTCAAAGAATGGATCTTTGGTCACGTGAAGAAAACAGTCAAAGATCTGGGACCGAGCAACGGAGGGAAGAGCTGGTTGATGAGCCTTAAGCTGGAGACTAGCGGAAGGCTGACCTGGATGAACCTGGATGAGCTGAACTGGAGTGTGAAAGATATGGAGTTCGACCAGAGCATCCTCGTCTGGCACATAGCGACTGAGCTCTGCCACTACAAGGACCATGGCAAGAGGGAGGGCAAAAAACCGGAAGACGTCACCAACTTCAAGATGAGTAGGTTGGTCTCTCAGTACATGATCTATCTTTTAGTCCTCCATCCTTCCACGTTGCCAACAGGGATAGGGATGCTCCGATACGAAGACACTTCGGTCGACGCTCAGAAGTTCTTCGAGGACAAGCGAGCGGTGCTGTCGAGGAAAGAAACCAGCCTCATCTCGTTGGATGTCCGGAAGTGGGCGCGGAAATTACTCAAGAAAGGGGAGCCTTCCCACACCAGTGAAAGCTGCAACAAGAAGCACAAGTCAGCGGCAACGCATGATCTATGCGAAGCTTGCCATCTTCTGCTCCAAGTGGGGACTCAGCTGCCCGCCTGGAAAATACGCGGCGGCAAAAGCAGGTCGGTGCTGTTCGATGCGTGCAGCCTCGCGTCCCAGTTGAACAGAAACGAGCTGAACGACTTCGGCAGTAAATGGGAGTTGATCGGGAAGGTCTGGGCCAACTTCCTGATGTACGCGGCTTGCCAGAGCACAGGCTTCGAGCACTCCGAGAGCCTGAGCCGAGGTGGAGAGCTTCTCAGCCACGTTTGGCTTCTGATGGCGCATCTCAGCATTACGGATCCGGCACAGACTTCCGAAGCACAATGCATTACCAAGCTGACCGTGAAATAG
- the LOC115744813 gene encoding protein PHLOEM PROTEIN 2-LIKE A1-like yields the protein MAQEAMSKYRQFGFLVDAGVEVSPDEYLTKPGKIDDLLRKGAIYKDKKKRFWVDGHGHTCFTIYAKGLHITNGDRPIYWQWTTDSDRIEVAKALKARWLEVKGSFWTMDLSPETLYKVSFLTRMEGSQGTSVNSMAEHTVSLRLTLPDGNNQERQAILPKKEGQPPGPWHELEVGLFTVTTDNVGKMEFSMQRSFGRWMGGLVIGGVEIKPV from the exons ATGGCGCAAGAGGCGATGAGCAAGTACAGGCAATTCGGCTTCTTGGTGGACGCTGGAGTAGAGGTGAGTCCTGATGAGTACCTAACCAAACCGGGCAAGATTGACGACCTTCTCCGAAAGGGCGCCATTTACAAAGATAAGAAGAAG AGGTTTTGGGTTGATGGCCACGGACATACCTGCTTCACAATCTATGCTAAGGGACTCCACATCACCAACGGGGATAGACCAATATATTGGCAATGGACGACTGACAG CGATCGCATCGAAGTGGCAAAAGCGCTGAAGGCGAGGTGGCTAGAAGTCAAGGGATCGTTTTGGACGATGGATCTTTCGCCGGAGACGCTGTACAAAGTCTCGTTTCTGACGAGGATGGAGGGGAGTCAGGGGACGTCCGTCAACAGCATGGCCGAGCACACGGTGAGCCTGAGACTGACTCTCCCGGACGGGAACAACCAAGAGAGACAAGCGATCTTGCCCAAAAAAGAAGGGCAACCACCCGGTCCATGGCACGAGCTGGAGGTGGGGCTGTTCACCGTGACAACAGATAATGTGGGCAAGATGGAATTTTCCATGCAGAGATCGTTCGGACGATGGATGGGAGGGCTCGTCATCGGGGGCGTTGAGATCAAGCCCGTGTGA
- the LOC115744748 gene encoding alpha-ketoglutarate-dependent dioxygenase AlkB-like isoform X1, whose protein sequence is MNRRGRAHDVGSNSGPPRGRGWRPVDDHGHRRSSPGDMELNLGMNRIQIEETENNSLSLNTNSDSLRSEPQQPSSSDSGKAKETKSIAGFENLVPAEDFKGTGRFDICVPQVGAPVMLKPSLLVKNREKRNEEKRSLEEPNWRILRPGMVLLKSYLSISDQVKIVKLCRDLGLGAGGFYQPGYKDGAKLHLKMMCLGKNWDPETSEYGVRRPIDGAKPPRIPEEFCYLVAKAISDSDALISKNIKKNDAQEKLPPMAPNICIVNFYTASGRLGLHQDRDESEESLRKGIPVVSFSIGDSAEFLYGDERDIKAEKVLLESGDVLIFGGKSRHIFHGVPSILQDSAPKALLEESRLRTGRLNLTFREY, encoded by the exons ATGAATCGTCGTGGAAGAGCACACGACGTGGGATCGAACTCCGGCCCGCCGAGAGGCCGAGGTTGGCGTCCAGTGGATGATCATGGGCATCGCCGCTCCTCT CCTGGAGACATGGAACTTAATTTGGGCATGAACAGAATCCAAATTGAGGAAACGGAGAATAATTCTCTTTCACTCAACACAAATAGTGACTCTCTGCGAAGTGAGCCTCAGCAACCTTCAAGTTCCGACAGTGGTAAAGCCAAGGAAACGAAAAGTATTGCTGGCTTTGAAAATTTGGTGCCTGCTGAGGACTTTAAAGGGACTGGAAGATTTGATATTTGTGTGCCCCAAGTTGGTGCACCTGTAATGCTGAAGCCTTCGTTGCTCGTAAAGAATAGAGAAAAGCGTAATGAAGAGAAACGGTCACTGGAAGAACCTAACTGGAGAATATTGAGACCTGGAATGGTTCTTCTTAAAAGCTATCTCTCCATAAGTGATCAG GTTAAAATTGTGAAGCTGTGCCGGGACCTTGGTCTTGGAGCTGGAGGTTTCTACCAGCCTGGTTATAAGGATGGTGCAAAGTTGCATCTGAAAATGATGTGCCTTGGTAAAAACTGGGACCCTGAGACAAGCGAGTATGGAGTGCGTCGACCAATTGATGGAGCCAAACCGCCAAGGATCCCGGAAGAATTTTGTTACTTGGTTGCAAAAGCTATCAGTGATTCTGATGCTCTTATAAgtaaaaatatcaagaaaaatgatGCACAGGAAAAACTTCCACCAATGGCCCCAAACATCTGCATTGTGAACTTTTACACCGCCAGTGGGCGACTTGGTCTCCATCAG GATCGAGATGAGAGTGAAGAAAGCCTTCGCAAAGGAATACCTGTGGTGTCTTTCTCCATTGGAGACTCGGCAGAATTTTTATATGGAGATGAAAGAGACATTAAAGCTGAAAAGGTTTTACTGGAATCAGGAGACGTCTTGATATTCGGTGGGAAATCTAGACATATTTTTCATGGGGTACCTTCTATTCTCCAGGACTCTGCACCCAAGGCTTTGTTGGAAGAATCAAGGCTTCGAACTGGCCGCCTGAATTTAACTTTCCGAGAGTACTGA
- the LOC115744751 gene encoding protein PHYTOCHROME-DEPENDENT LATE-FLOWERING → MGVSFKLSKTGRKFSPKPSLIQPEAREDDVSQNSKGTSRLGSKEGSSARKIEDTKSQVGKEASGVSASFFSTDENPISAGDEVSFTLNLFPDGYSIGKPLESDTLQHASKFLRPYNRTSESLFSAIECGRLPGDLLDDLPCVYIDGSLICEVRDYRKYASNKGPHLPDVVDSPVVTKVRLKISLENIVKDIPSIYNSWTYGDLMEVESRILKALQPQLCLDPTPKLDRLSKSPVPEKLHMTLSSLHKKRLRHVPEISVTSSNKIHGKKICIDRAPERSDSGIIQGNVLSHVHENLGAQCAGAGNTLALRPKGYIPDASFPTLPMMSQQQRYQMLAGNVRGMQDRGASPGGQDTMISYSDSNSTISLHAKRENQDGQTSPRSSFNKRPRLAHGVPDGTQQQPLGLQMENFHASDLNLKNTLLQQQVISRGIQFGNASMQKFPQQALEGVLNPEVAAASLPSGPMGMRHRAKEEQLDTQMDATEVNRNRSDVQTVETEKDRMGPQQPQLQQRLPNHPYMRTGFSQASWNNVNHHIDSHLKKEEQIQKRKSVQSPRVSGGTLAQSPLSSKSGEFSSGSVGPQYGAAAVTPVPGLLPKEKAAITAVPPVGGTGSLTSSANDSTMRQNQAQAAAKRRQNSLPKTPVISGVGSPASVSNIGVALNASSPSVGTPPLVDQTMLERFSKIDMIMIRHQLNRKENKADYPVRKPGPFPTDSLLLSLHNVSNDENFKEDSCARPLSKSLVGGSTNICKTRFLNFVQPERYLQGNVVSYRAQTSLIMSEKLSDGTVAMHYGDVEDGDILASEEHLPTLPNTHLADLLAAQLCSLMIRDGFHVEDRVQLKLTRMNLAPNSQPNAPGIPHNNSIADVPHYPEGVLGQSSGEVLNTANSGNVSLGSSVNIPPHARMLPPGNPHSSQIASVMPGVSVPGRPQQLDSQSSLQQQAQQLQQQPLHNQNPTVQQRLAQFPRSPMMLGTNPLSHLNASQNTNMQLGNHMANKPSPLHLQMLQQQQPQQQQQQSQQHQQSQLQRKLMMSMAGANLVGLGGISNTMSMAGAKGMGGAGISAPMGQMSNIGNVGQNPMNMAQASHISNSMTQRLPSGALSPAQTALLASKLRLVPPNRAVLGGTQSGIAGVSGARPVHPGSGGLSMLGTGINRANISQAQHAAMGAMGPPKLMGMNPYMNQQQSPQQQQQPMQLQLQHQQQQMQLQQQQQQLQQQPQQLHLQQQQMQQQQQLHQLETTSPLQAVMSPPQIGSPSNMAIPQLSSQSQQQQQQSSPQQMSQRTPMSPQQISSGTMHGMSAGNPEACPASPQLSSQTLGSVGSINNSPMELQGVNKSNLSSA, encoded by the exons ATGGGTGTCTCGTTCAAGCTCTCGAAGACTGGCCGGAAGTTTTCCCCGAAACCTTCTCTGATCCAACCGGAGGCTCGTGAGGACGACGTGTCCCAGAATTCGAAGGGAACCTCTCGCCTTGGATCCAAAGAAGGGTCGAGCGCTCGAAAGATCGAG GACACTAAATCTCAGGTGGGTAAAGAGGCTTCGGGGGTATCTGCATCATTCTTCTCGACCGATGAAAACCCTATTTCTGCAG GGGACGAAGTTTCCTTCACGTTGAACCTCTTCCCTGATGGATACTCTATAGGAAAACCTTTGGAG AGTGACACATTACAGCATGCTTCGAAGTTCTTACGTCCCTATAACAGGACATCTGAAAGTCTCTTCTCG GCAATTGAATGTGGTCGGTTACCTGGAGATCTCCTTGACGATTTACCTTGCGTATACATTGACGGTTCACTTATCTGTGAG GTGCGGGACTATCGGAAATATGCATCTAATAAGGGGCCCCATCTTCCAGATGTGGTTGATTCGCCTGTTGTTACTAAAGTGCGGCTGAAAATTTCCTTGGAGAACATTGTTAAGGATATACCATCTATTTATAATTCTTGGACGTACGGTGATCTAATG gaaGTAGAATCCAGGATATTGAAGGCATTACAACCACAACTGTGTTTGGATCCTACTCCCAAGCTGGATAGGCTCTCCAAAAGTCCAGTTCCAGAAAAG CTACATATGACTTTATCTAGTCTACACAAAAAGAGATTAAGACATGTGCCGGAAATCTCTGTGACTTCCAGTAACAAAATCCACGGGAAGAAAATCTGCATAGATAGAGCTCCGGAAAGGTCTGATTCAGGAATTATCCAAGGGAATGTATTATCACATGTCCATGAGAATCTGGGTGCCCAATGTGCTGGAGCTGGCAACACACTAGCTCTAAGACCAAAAGGCTATATACCAGATGCATCTTTTCCAACACTGCCAATGATGTCCCAGCAACAAAGGTATCAAATGTTAGCTGGGAATGTTAGGGGCATGCAGGATCGTGGAGCTTCCCCTGGTGGCCAGGACACGATGATTTCATACTCGGATAGTAACTCTACGATTTCCCTTcatgcaaagagagagaatcaagaTGGGCAAACATCACCCAGGTCTAGCTTTAATAAGAGGCCAAGACTTGCACATGGAGTTCCTGATGGCACTCAGCAGCAGCCATTAGGCCTTCAGATGGAGAACTTCCATGCATCAGACTTAAATTTGAAGAACACCCTTTTGCAGCAGCAAGTAATTTCTAGAGGAATTCAATTTGGTAATGCAAGTATGCAGAAGTTCCCCCAGCAGGCACTTGAAGGGGTCCTGAATCCAGAGGTAGCGGCAGCATCCCTACCATCAGGGCCAATGGGCATGAGGCATCGTGCAAAGGAAGAACAACTAGATACACAGATGGACGCTACAGAAGTAAATCGGAATAGGTCTGACGTCCAGACAGTGGAGACCGAAAAGGACCGCATGGGTCCTCAGCAACCACAACTTCAACAAAGGTTGCCAAATCATCCATACATGAGAACTGGTTTCTCTCAGGCATCTTGGAATAATGTCAATCACCATATTGATAGTCATTTGAAAAAGGAGGAACAGATACAGAAAAGGAAATCAGTGCAAAGTCCACGTGTATCTGGTGGAACCTTGGCTCAGTCTCCTTTATCATCAAAATCTGGGGAATTTTCTAGTGGTTCAGTTGGACCACAGTATGGGGCAGCTGCAGTGACTCCTGTGCCTGGATTGTTGCCCAAGGAAAAGGCTGCAATAACCGCAGTTCCTCCTGTTGGAGGGACAGGATCTTTAACTTCTAGTGCCAATGATTCTACGATGCGACAGAACCAGGCCCAGGCTGCTGCAAAACGAAGACAGAACTCACTTCCAAAGACGCCAGTAATCAGCGGTGTTGGCTCTCCTGCTAGTGTGAGCAATATTGGTGTTGCATTAAATGCAAGCAGTCCTTCTGTTGGAACCCCACCTCTAGTTGATCAAACAATGCTTGAGAGGTTTTCAAAGATTGACATGATTATGA TCAGGCACCAACTTAACCGCAAAGAGAACAAGGCAGATTACCCAGTCAGGAAGCCCGGCCCCTTTCCAACTGATAGTCTTTTGTTATCGCTACACAATGTTTCCAACGATGAGAATTTTAAGGAGGATTCATGTGCCAGACCACTCTCGAAGTCACTGGTTGGAGGCAGCACGAATATTTGCAAGACTAGGTTCCTCAACTTTGTGCAGCCAGAGCGATATCTTCAAG GGAATGTTGTCTCATACCGGGCTCAGACCAGCTTGATCATGTCCGAGAAACTAAGTGATGGTACTGTTGCTATGCACTATGGAGATGTGGAAGATGGTGATATTCTGGCTTCAGAGGAGCATCTTCCAACACTACCAAATACT CATTTGGCAGATTTGCTGGCAGCCCAGCTTTGCTCATTG ATGATACGCGATGGATTTCATGTGGAAGATCGTGTCCAACTGAAACTGACCCGCATGAATCTTGCCCCAAACAGTCAACCTAATGCTCCTGGAATTCCTCATAATAATTCCATTGCTGATGTCCCACATTATCCTGAAGGAGTTTTAGGTCAATCATCCGGTGAAGTGTTGAATACAGCTAATAGTGGCAATGTATCTCTCGGTTCATCTGTGAATATTCCTCCTCATGCAAGGATGCTGCCTCCTGGAAACCCTCATTCCTCACAAATAGCTTCAGTCATGCCTGGAGTCTCTGTGCCTGGACGGCCACAACAGCTAGATTCACAGTCCTCACTGCAGCAACAGGCTcagcagctgcagcaacaaCCATTACATAACCAAAATCCTACGGTTCAACAGCGTCTTGCTCAGTTTCCAAGATCCCCAATGATGCTCGGTACAAATCCCCTCTCGCACTTGAATGCCAGCCAGAATACTAATATGCAGTTGGGCAATCACATGGCAAATAAGCCATCCCCTCTGCATCTTCAGATGTTACAGCAGCAGCAACCgcagcaacaacagcagcaATCACAACAGCATCAACAATCACAACTTCAAAGGAAACTGATGATGAGTATGGCAGGTGCTAACTTGGTTGGGCTTGGTGGCATCAGTAACACCATGAGTATGGCAGGTGCAAAGGGAATGGGAGGGGCTGGAATTTCAGCACCCATGGGCCAAATGTCAAACATTGGTAATGTGGGTCAGAATCCGATGAACATGGCCCAGGCCTCTCACATTAGCAATTCAATGACCCAGCGACTGCCATCGGGAGCATTGTCACCCGCACAAACTGCTTTGTTGGCATCAAAACTTCGGTTGGTGCCGCCGAATCGAGCTGTGCTAGGGGGCACTCAGTCTGGCATAGCTGGTGTCTCTGGAGCTCGACCAGTGCACCCAGGCTCTGGTGGCCTGTCAATGTTGGGCACCGGAATAAATCGAGCTAACATAAGTCAAGCGCAGCATGCAGCAATGGGGGCAATGGGCCCACCAAAGTTGATGGGGATGAATCCATATATGAATCAGCAGCAGTCACCACAACAGCAGCAACAGCCAATGCAGCTGCAGCTGCAGCACCAACAGCAGCAGATGCAGTTgcaacaacagcaacagcaattGCAGCAGCAGCCACAGCAACTCCACTTGCAGCAACAACAGatgcaacagcagcagcagctgcatCAGCTAGAAACAACCTCACCCTTGCAAGCTGTTATGTCACCACCACAAATAGGTTCACCTTCAAATATGGCAATTCCACAATTGAGCTCACAATCacaacagcagcaacagcaaTCTAGTCCCCAGCAAATGAGCCAAAGAACCCCAATGAGCCCACAACAGATCAGCTCTGGGACAATGCATGGCATGAGTGCTGGTAATCCAGAAGCTTGTCCCGCAAGTCCACAGTTGAGTTCTCAGACCCTAGGGTCTGTTGGCAGTATAAACAATTCTCCAATGGAGCTACAAGGTGTTAATAAAAGCAACTTGAGCAGTGCATAA
- the LOC115744748 gene encoding alpha-ketoglutarate-dependent dioxygenase AlkB-like isoform X2, with amino-acid sequence MELNLGMNRIQIEETENNSLSLNTNSDSLRSEPQQPSSSDSGKAKETKSIAGFENLVPAEDFKGTGRFDICVPQVGAPVMLKPSLLVKNREKRNEEKRSLEEPNWRILRPGMVLLKSYLSISDQVKIVKLCRDLGLGAGGFYQPGYKDGAKLHLKMMCLGKNWDPETSEYGVRRPIDGAKPPRIPEEFCYLVAKAISDSDALISKNIKKNDAQEKLPPMAPNICIVNFYTASGRLGLHQDRDESEESLRKGIPVVSFSIGDSAEFLYGDERDIKAEKVLLESGDVLIFGGKSRHIFHGVPSILQDSAPKALLEESRLRTGRLNLTFREY; translated from the exons ATGGAACTTAATTTGGGCATGAACAGAATCCAAATTGAGGAAACGGAGAATAATTCTCTTTCACTCAACACAAATAGTGACTCTCTGCGAAGTGAGCCTCAGCAACCTTCAAGTTCCGACAGTGGTAAAGCCAAGGAAACGAAAAGTATTGCTGGCTTTGAAAATTTGGTGCCTGCTGAGGACTTTAAAGGGACTGGAAGATTTGATATTTGTGTGCCCCAAGTTGGTGCACCTGTAATGCTGAAGCCTTCGTTGCTCGTAAAGAATAGAGAAAAGCGTAATGAAGAGAAACGGTCACTGGAAGAACCTAACTGGAGAATATTGAGACCTGGAATGGTTCTTCTTAAAAGCTATCTCTCCATAAGTGATCAG GTTAAAATTGTGAAGCTGTGCCGGGACCTTGGTCTTGGAGCTGGAGGTTTCTACCAGCCTGGTTATAAGGATGGTGCAAAGTTGCATCTGAAAATGATGTGCCTTGGTAAAAACTGGGACCCTGAGACAAGCGAGTATGGAGTGCGTCGACCAATTGATGGAGCCAAACCGCCAAGGATCCCGGAAGAATTTTGTTACTTGGTTGCAAAAGCTATCAGTGATTCTGATGCTCTTATAAgtaaaaatatcaagaaaaatgatGCACAGGAAAAACTTCCACCAATGGCCCCAAACATCTGCATTGTGAACTTTTACACCGCCAGTGGGCGACTTGGTCTCCATCAG GATCGAGATGAGAGTGAAGAAAGCCTTCGCAAAGGAATACCTGTGGTGTCTTTCTCCATTGGAGACTCGGCAGAATTTTTATATGGAGATGAAAGAGACATTAAAGCTGAAAAGGTTTTACTGGAATCAGGAGACGTCTTGATATTCGGTGGGAAATCTAGACATATTTTTCATGGGGTACCTTCTATTCTCCAGGACTCTGCACCCAAGGCTTTGTTGGAAGAATCAAGGCTTCGAACTGGCCGCCTGAATTTAACTTTCCGAGAGTACTGA